In Lepisosteus oculatus isolate fLepOcu1 chromosome 15, fLepOcu1.hap2, whole genome shotgun sequence, one genomic interval encodes:
- the LOC102684362 gene encoding MORC family CW-type zinc finger protein 3 isoform X2: MAVRTEQGIPLSALCPKFLHTNSTSHTWPFSAIAELIDNAYDPDVNAKQFWIDKTLIKEMECLTFTDNGNGMSHDTIHKMLSFGFSDKQAINGHVPVGMYGNGFKSGSMRLGKDALVFTKNGKTMSIGLLSQTFLEATKAENIVVPIVTFCQTQPLRLVTQDSRASLDAILQHSLFRTERELTAELDAVMGKHGTRIIIWNLRKMSNGKMEFDFDTDKYDIRIPADVLDNSSEKYKKQERHEQSVPESDYSLRAYCSILYLKPRMLVILRGQKVKTQLISKSLAFIAKDNYKPSFLNNKSVRITFGYNTKSKEQYGILMYHKNRLIKAYERVGCQLKANNMGVGVVGVIECNFLKPTHNKQDFDYTDEYRKTIYNLGIKLAEYWNEIRYKRTKDDPNNTVPVEDTEKRPDQNWVQCDECLKWRKLPDGINPASLPDKWYCRMNPDTQFRSCQVEEEPEDDDAQPTYDKTYKRQERYNKMRQEKSKQQQQEEEKRKAEMQIMYSKIEKQLQKDHEVLKRQLRENNFQVTLPHQVSSPPATPPARNNGMPMITNVRSLSSEGARTKRTLPLEPSSSEVKKPKTNGVHNGAVSAEPGDVDMDLVIVEDKSTPKPKTAFDLAKVKVERRSSTEQTGMRMECSSDAAPESPTETPAAAPSTSPAPLGDRQSAETQTDVKPVLKQPDHPPGGVAVAGKPQGEGPASDSVARLQGELARAQAQQDELMGLMHTTAKERDAYKDETHKLTCQVVDLEKEVQELTQKLMKKEVCHQATETDWQGVGGGVTPAPGSDSCQAGLGELQRDYEQLQKELQELRKKWDTLQATKSACSDCSSPNDDDLILQVDSLLRDLDRCGGERDEYKRKVEVLETEKARILSEREELKKAVDDLTCKMERQAENGACSSSTDGEPSPSAEDSWRLRSLRMSIGKLLVTFVPALDLEQVNYESDVIDEILDQVLDQVTLCSST; encoded by the exons ATGGCTGTACGGACGGAGCAGGGGATCCCTCTGAGCGCG CTCTGCCCGAAGTTCTTGCACACCAATTCCACCAGTCACACCTGGCCTTTCAGCGCTATCGCTGAATTAATAG ATAATGCCTATGATCCAGATGTGAATGCCAAGCAGTTCTGGATTGACAAGACTCTGATCAAGGAAATGGAATGTTTGACGTTCACGGACAATGGAAACGGAATGAGCCATGACACAATTCATAAAATGCTGAG TTTTGGCTTCAGCGACAAGCAGGCAATAAACGGACACGTCCCAGTTGGGATGTATGGAAATGGGTTTAAGTCGGGATCGATGCGCCTGGGCAAAGATGCCCTTGTGTTCACCAAGAATGGCAAAACGATGAGCATCGGCCTTCTGTCGCAGACCTTCTTGGAGGCCACCAAGGCCGAGAACATCGTTGTTCCGATCGTGACCTTCTGTCAGA CCCAGCCCTTACGCCTGGTGACCCAGGACTCCAGGGCCAGCCTGGACGCCATTCTCCAACACTCCCTTTTCAGAACCGAGAGGGAGCTCACGGCGGAGCTTGACGCCGTCATGGGAAAGCACGGAACAAGAATCATCATCTGGAACTTAAGGAA GATGTCCAATGGGAAGATGGAGTTTGATTTTGACACGGATAAGTACGATATCCGGATTCCTGCGGACGTGTTGGACAATTCCAGTGAGAAGTATAAAAAACAGGAGCGACACGAGCAGTCGGTGCCAGAGAGTGACTACTCGTTACGG gcaTATTGCAGTATTTTATACCTTAAACCTCGAATGCTGGTCATTCTGAGAGGACAAAAAGTGAAAACACAGCTCATCTCCAAAAGTCTTGCATTCATTGCAAAAGACAACTACAAACCATCCTTTCTG AATAATAAAAGTGTCCGGATCACTTTTGGATACAACACAAAGAGCAAGGAGCAGTACGGAATACTGATGTACCACAAAAACCGACTCATTAAAGCGTACGAGAGAGTGGGCTGCCAGCTCAAG GCAAACAACATGGGCGTGGGGGTAGTTGGAGTGATTGAGTGCAACTTTCTGAAGCCTACTCACAATAAACAAGATTTTGACTACACTGATGAATACAG GAAAACAATCTATAATTTGGGCATAAAACTAGCAGAGTATTGGAATGAAATACGATACAAACGCACTAAAGATGATCCTAACAATACTGTGCCAGTTGAAGACACAGA GAAGCGGCCGGATCAGAACTGGGTGCAGTGCGACGAGTGTCTGAAGTGGAGGAAGCTTCCAGATGGCATCAACCCTGCCAGCCTCCCCGATAAGTGGTACTGCCGGATGAACCCCGATACACAGTTCAG GAGCTGCCAAGTTGAAGAAGAGCCGGAGGATGATGATGCCCAACCCACTTATGACAAAACCTACAAGCGACA GGAGAGGTATAATAAGATGAGACAAGAGAAATCTAAACAGCAG CAGCAGGAAGAGGAGAAGAGAAAAGCAGAAATGCAGATTATGTACAGCAAGATAGAGAAGCAGCTTCAGAAGGACCACGAAGTCTTGAAGCGACAGCTCCGTGAAAAT AACTTCCAGGTGACTCTTCCACACCAGGTGTCCTCTCCACCAGCAACGCCTCCCGCCAGGAACAACGGGATGCCGATGATCACGAACGTACGCTCGCTGTCTTCTGAGGGAGCAAG GACAAAGCGCACTTTGCCTTTGGAACCAAGCAGCTCAGAAGTGAAGAAGCCCAAGACGAATGGCGTGCACAATGGAGCAGTGAGTGCGGAGCCTGGCGACGTTGACATGGATCTTGTTATCGTCGAAGATAAGAGTACCCCGAAGCCAAAGACTGCGTTTGACCTCGCCAAGGTCAAAGTGGAGCGCCGGAGCAGCACGGAGCAGACGGGCATGCGTATGGAGTGCAGCAGTGACGCCGCCCCGGAGTCCCCCACTGAAACGCCAGCAGCCGCCCCCTCGACCTCCCCAGCCCCTCTCGGCGACAGGCAGTCTGCGGAAACCCAGACTGACGTCAAGCCCGTCTTGAAGCAGCCGGACCACCCCCCCGGGGGGGTGGCGGTCGCGGGGAAGCCGCAGGGGGAGGGGCCGGCGAGCGACTCGGTGGCGAGACTGCAGGGCGAGCTCGCGCGGGCCCAGGCGCAGCAGGACGAGCTGATGGGACTGATGCACACCACCGCCAAGGAGCGGGACGCCTACAAAGACGAGACCCACAAGCTGACCTGCCAGGTGGTGGATTTAGAGAAGGAGGTGCAGGAGCTGACGCAGAAGCTCATGAAGAAGGAGGTGTGCCATCAGGCCACGGAGACTGACTGGCAGGGAGTGGGCGGGGGCGTGACGCCAGCACCCGGCTCCGATTCGTGTCAGGCGGGCCTCGGGGAGCTGCAGAGGGACTATGAGCAGCTCCAGAAGGAACTGCAGGAGCTCAGAAAGAAGTGGGACACCCTGCAGGCCACAAAATCCGCTTGTAGTGACTGTTCAAGCCCAAATGACGACGACCTGATTCTGCAGGTGGATTCCCTCCTCAGAGACCTGGACAGgtgtggaggagagagagacgaaTACAAGAGGAAG GTCGAGGTGCTGGAGACGGAGAAAGCCAGGATCTTGTCGGAGCGTGAAGAGCTGAAGAAGGCCGTCGATGACCTGACCTGTAAAAtggagagacaggcagagaacGGAGCCTGCAGTTCCAGCACGGATGGAGAGCCAAGCCCATCTGCAGAAGACAGCTG GAGACTTAGATCTCTTCGGATGAGCATCGGAAAGCTGCTAGTGACCTTCGTCCCGGCTCTGGACCTGGAGCAAGTGAACTACGAGAGCGACGTCATTGACGAGATCTTGGATCAGGTTCTGGATCAAGTCACGTTGTGCAGCTCGACGTAG
- the LOC102684362 gene encoding MORC family CW-type zinc finger protein 3 isoform X1 produces the protein MGKHGTRIIIWNLRKMSNGKMEFDFDTDKYDIRIPADVLDNSSEKYKKQERHEQSVPESDYSLRAYCSILYLKPRMLVILRGQKVKTQLISKSLAFIAKDNYKPSFLNNKSVRITFGYNTKSKEQYGILMYHKNRLIKAYERVGCQLKANNMGVGVVGVIECNFLKPTHNKQDFDYTDEYRKTIYNLGIKLAEYWNEIRYKRTKDDPNNTVPVEDTEKRPDQNWVQCDECLKWRKLPDGINPASLPDKWYCRMNPDTQFRSCQVEEEPEDDDAQPTYDKTYKRQERYNKMRQEKSKQQQEEEKRKAEMQIMYSKIEKQLQKDHEVLKRQLRENNFQVTLPHQVSSPPATPPARNNGMPMITNVRSLSSEGARTKRTLPLEPSSSEVKKPKTNGVHNGAVSAEPGDVDMDLVIVEDKSTPKPKTAFDLAKVKVERRSSTEQTGMRMECSSDAAPESPTETPAAAPSTSPAPLGDRQSAETQTDVKPVLKQPDHPPGGVAVAGKPQGEGPASDSVARLQGELARAQAQQDELMGLMHTTAKERDAYKDETHKLTCQVVDLEKEVQELTQKLMKKEVCHQATETDWQGVGGGVTPAPGSDSCQAGLGELQRDYEQLQKELQELRKKWDTLQATKSACSDCSSPNDDDLILQVDSLLRDLDRCGGERDEYKRKVEVLETEKARILSEREELKKAVDDLTCKMERQAENGACSSSTDGEPSPSAEDSWRLRSLRMSIGKLLVTFVPALDLEQVNYESDVIDEILDQVLDQVTLCSST, from the exons ATGGGAAAGCACGGAACAAGAATCATCATCTGGAACTTAAGGAA GATGTCCAATGGGAAGATGGAGTTTGATTTTGACACGGATAAGTACGATATCCGGATTCCTGCGGACGTGTTGGACAATTCCAGTGAGAAGTATAAAAAACAGGAGCGACACGAGCAGTCGGTGCCAGAGAGTGACTACTCGTTACGG gcaTATTGCAGTATTTTATACCTTAAACCTCGAATGCTGGTCATTCTGAGAGGACAAAAAGTGAAAACACAGCTCATCTCCAAAAGTCTTGCATTCATTGCAAAAGACAACTACAAACCATCCTTTCTG AATAATAAAAGTGTCCGGATCACTTTTGGATACAACACAAAGAGCAAGGAGCAGTACGGAATACTGATGTACCACAAAAACCGACTCATTAAAGCGTACGAGAGAGTGGGCTGCCAGCTCAAG GCAAACAACATGGGCGTGGGGGTAGTTGGAGTGATTGAGTGCAACTTTCTGAAGCCTACTCACAATAAACAAGATTTTGACTACACTGATGAATACAG GAAAACAATCTATAATTTGGGCATAAAACTAGCAGAGTATTGGAATGAAATACGATACAAACGCACTAAAGATGATCCTAACAATACTGTGCCAGTTGAAGACACAGA GAAGCGGCCGGATCAGAACTGGGTGCAGTGCGACGAGTGTCTGAAGTGGAGGAAGCTTCCAGATGGCATCAACCCTGCCAGCCTCCCCGATAAGTGGTACTGCCGGATGAACCCCGATACACAGTTCAG GAGCTGCCAAGTTGAAGAAGAGCCGGAGGATGATGATGCCCAACCCACTTATGACAAAACCTACAAGCGACA GGAGAGGTATAATAAGATGAGACAAGAGAAATCTAAACAGCAG CAGGAAGAGGAGAAGAGAAAAGCAGAAATGCAGATTATGTACAGCAAGATAGAGAAGCAGCTTCAGAAGGACCACGAAGTCTTGAAGCGACAGCTCCGTGAAAAT AACTTCCAGGTGACTCTTCCACACCAGGTGTCCTCTCCACCAGCAACGCCTCCCGCCAGGAACAACGGGATGCCGATGATCACGAACGTACGCTCGCTGTCTTCTGAGGGAGCAAG GACAAAGCGCACTTTGCCTTTGGAACCAAGCAGCTCAGAAGTGAAGAAGCCCAAGACGAATGGCGTGCACAATGGAGCAGTGAGTGCGGAGCCTGGCGACGTTGACATGGATCTTGTTATCGTCGAAGATAAGAGTACCCCGAAGCCAAAGACTGCGTTTGACCTCGCCAAGGTCAAAGTGGAGCGCCGGAGCAGCACGGAGCAGACGGGCATGCGTATGGAGTGCAGCAGTGACGCCGCCCCGGAGTCCCCCACTGAAACGCCAGCAGCCGCCCCCTCGACCTCCCCAGCCCCTCTCGGCGACAGGCAGTCTGCGGAAACCCAGACTGACGTCAAGCCCGTCTTGAAGCAGCCGGACCACCCCCCCGGGGGGGTGGCGGTCGCGGGGAAGCCGCAGGGGGAGGGGCCGGCGAGCGACTCGGTGGCGAGACTGCAGGGCGAGCTCGCGCGGGCCCAGGCGCAGCAGGACGAGCTGATGGGACTGATGCACACCACCGCCAAGGAGCGGGACGCCTACAAAGACGAGACCCACAAGCTGACCTGCCAGGTGGTGGATTTAGAGAAGGAGGTGCAGGAGCTGACGCAGAAGCTCATGAAGAAGGAGGTGTGCCATCAGGCCACGGAGACTGACTGGCAGGGAGTGGGCGGGGGCGTGACGCCAGCACCCGGCTCCGATTCGTGTCAGGCGGGCCTCGGGGAGCTGCAGAGGGACTATGAGCAGCTCCAGAAGGAACTGCAGGAGCTCAGAAAGAAGTGGGACACCCTGCAGGCCACAAAATCCGCTTGTAGTGACTGTTCAAGCCCAAATGACGACGACCTGATTCTGCAGGTGGATTCCCTCCTCAGAGACCTGGACAGgtgtggaggagagagagacgaaTACAAGAGGAAG GTCGAGGTGCTGGAGACGGAGAAAGCCAGGATCTTGTCGGAGCGTGAAGAGCTGAAGAAGGCCGTCGATGACCTGACCTGTAAAAtggagagacaggcagagaacGGAGCCTGCAGTTCCAGCACGGATGGAGAGCCAAGCCCATCTGCAGAAGACAGCTG GAGACTTAGATCTCTTCGGATGAGCATCGGAAAGCTGCTAGTGACCTTCGTCCCGGCTCTGGACCTGGAGCAAGTGAACTACGAGAGCGACGTCATTGACGAGATCTTGGATCAGGTTCTGGATCAAGTCACGTTGTGCAGCTCGACGTAG